The following nucleotide sequence is from Phocoena sinus isolate mPhoSin1 chromosome 14, mPhoSin1.pri, whole genome shotgun sequence.
gtgtactCGCATGTCATCACTTCGTACACCttcaatgtatacatgtatagatTTTTAACGTGTAAATAtgcttaaatatatacaatttttatttgccaattatacctcagtaaagctggaaaaaataaaacaagtattaaaagccaaagcaatttactgaaaaaaattactaattttttttgaCTTGAACTGCTTTCAGTAAGCTTAGTTATGTTTTTTCGGGGTCTGCGccgcacagcacgtgggatcttagtcccccgaccagggatcgaacccacccccctgcagtggaagcgtggagtcctaaccattggactgccagggaagtcctggttttCCTTCTAAATGATCAgctataataattgttttaacaACTTATTAGATTTTCCAAGTTTTATCAATATGGTGTACAGTGTTCCCACTGATATATGTTAACTCTTagcaattaaaacaaattaataagcaaatgggacttccgtggctgtccagtggttaagactctgtgcttccaccgccGGGGCAcagctttgatccctggttggggaactaagattctgcatgctgtgtggcgtggccaaaaaaaaaaaaaaacaagcaagccAAAAATAAGTGCTCTAGAGACTGGCTTTCAGTTTTCTAGGAAACTAAATCTATAAAATGATACCCtgtggcacattttttttttttttttttttttgcggtacgcgggcctctcactgttgtggcctctcctgttgcggagcacaggctccggacgcacagccccagcggccatggcttacgggcccagccgctctgtggcatgtgggatcttcccggaccggggcacgaacccttgtcccctgcattggcaggcggactctgaaccactgcgccaccagggaagcccctggacacTCTTAAGTATTATGGACCCTTGGGTCCAATTCCACAGCTGTGAATCGTAATCTGTATGCTGTGTCCaaggatctgcattttaaagacCTCCCCGGGGGTGGTGGCCGGCATGGCGCTGTCTGCATGTTGGGGTTTGGGAGGTACTTACTGCACTGGGTGACTCCCTGTCCTCAGTTACATGACTTTGTGACTTACGTGTGTCAGCAGCCCAGGCTGATGTTTATTCTCATCTCGGTAGACTGAGTAACATTCTGACGAAAGTCTGTCCCTTTTCATGGAGGAAATTAGATTCCTTAAAATTTAAGgccgggcttccctagtggcgcagtggttgagagtccgcctgccgatgcaggggacacgggttcgtgccccggtacgggaagatcccacgtgccgcggagtggctgggcccgtgagccatggccgctgagcctgcgcgtccggagcctgtgctccgcaacgggcgaagccacagcggtgagaggcctgtgtaccgcaaaaaaaaaaaaaaaaatttaaggccGAAACTGAAAATAGCTATGGGGTTATTATTGTCagcaaatttgtttttattttattggttttcctttttattttataggtatGTAAGGCAGATGAGAAATTTAATCAGCTGGTACATTTTCTTCGAAATCATAAGCAGGAAAAACACCTGGTCTTCTTCAGGTAATACTTCTGGGGTTCAGCCACACCCAGAACGTGCACATGTGTGTAACCTTCAGGTTTGGAATTCCCTTCAGGTTGTTTGTCTGTTAGGAATGTGTTTGCTGCAAATGACTTCTGCAGCTCAAGCTGGaggggtttatttttctcctgtgaaAAGAAGTCCAGAGGTAGGCAGTTCCTGACATTGGTTTCTGTCTCAGCAACGTCAAGACCAGTGTTTCTTTAACTGTCTTGGCCTTTCCTTCCTGTAGGTCACCTCCTAGTTTTAAGATGACCACTGTGACACCTGCTGCCACGTTTGCATTGAAAGCAGATAAAAGGAaaagcagggagagggggaagggcagtGCTTGCTATATCCGACCCttttaatcagaaaagcaaaagacTTTCTCAGGCAGCCCCCTCCCAAGCTGACTTCTGCTTTCATTGTATGGGCCAAAGGTGGGTCACCCAGCAGCCCCTCACTTTAGGAGATGGGAAAAAAACAAGTGGGTAGCTGTCCCAGCCTCTGTAGTagagggaggtgaaggaggaagTGGTTGGGAGGGCGTTTGATCCGCCAGCCTAGTGTCTGCCACACTGGGTGTGTCCTGTTGTCAAGAGCGCAAGATAGGAACAGTTGTGTGCATCCTTTGGgctgtttttttcctcctccagaTATACCTGTGGTGTTGTCTTTTTTGCaataccaaaataattttatgtttgttttccatCCATCATGTCACCAATAAAATACATTAGCTGTACTGTCCCACAGTTAGAAATACAACCTGGtacccacaccacacacacacacgcacacgcacacgaaACTGAAACAAAGATTTCATAAAACTGCGTTTGACTAGGTGGGATGCATTCTGatgctttctgttctgttctgctctaatttttaaaaaatgctggtcCAGACTCACTAAATTGATTTCAGAACCCACCAGATTGCTTTCAGGATCTGTGGGTTGTGACCCTAGTGTGCAAAACTGCTTTATTATGTACTGATGTGACTCTTGGTGGAAACTGGGGAATCTGGCAGCAGTCAGTTAGCACAGGTGTTTAAGACAGGAGAGTTAGACAGGAGTTAGCCCGAATTGGAATCCTGCAGCCTGGTGTAGTGGGAGAACATGGGAGACGGAATCACACCTTCCTCTGGTTCTCCTCTGCCACTCACTCGTACTGCCTCTCTGGAAGCTTCAGGTCCCTCATCTACAAAAGGATGTGACATCCCTTTGGGATCCCTCAAATAAAAAAGGTGAACTTTATTAGAAGGGGGCTGTGTAGGGAGCTCACAGACTCAAAGAGAAAGTTGGGTGCACCGCCTCTAGGGAAGACAGGATCTGGGGGACCCAGATGGCCATCTCTTTAGGGCACAGCCTCATTGGGATGACCTTGCTCCAGTCCCCTTTTGTCCTTGACTCCAAGTCCAATATCCAGGATAGAGGACCTGATAGGTCTGACTTCTGCTGAGCCCTTGGGAACTGCACTGAATGGGGAAGAAGCAGTTCCCTGAAAGAAAAGCAGGAGTAAAGCTGTATTTAAGACGTCATCGTTCTTGTTGTGAAGGACTCCTTCCGTTTAATTAGTTCCTCCGGGAGCCAGGGAGATCCCCTTGCTAGAACAGCTTTAGACAAGAGGAACACGTTGTTTGGGTTTTAACTCCTGCTGAAGGGGTTTTGTCAGAAGATTGGCCTTCCCCTGGCCGAGAGCTTAGTCGTGGATGATAAGCACAGGCATTCTCCTCTGCAGTCTCCCGGGACGACTGGGTGGTCCCCACTGCATCTAGTGCTTGCGGCCTCCCTCCCCCATCGCAGGAGGACCAAGGCGGCCTACGACTCTAAGCCCTCTGTCCCCTCTCGCAGCACTTGCGCCTGCGTGGAGTACTATGGAAAGGCTCTGGAGGCCCTGGTGAAGGGCGTGAAGGTAATGTGCATTCACGGAAAGATGAAATATAAGCGCAATAAGATCTTCACGGAGTTCCGCAAATTGCAAAGGTGGGTTGGCTTCCTTGGAGATGGCGGATCTCCAGCCACTCTGCTCTTTTGCAGGTTGCTCTGCCTCGAAACCTCACATGTGTTtccctgcctggaactctcttccTCCTCAACCTGGTTATCACATCTTCTCTGTATAAACATCCAGAGCCCCTGCCCTCTGTCCTGACCCCATTACACTTTGCTACACTGACTTCCTTACTTATCTGTCAACTTCCCTGCTAGGTTGTAAGCTCCATAAGAACGGGAACCTGTGTGTTGTGTTCGCTCCCCCAGTGGGGCTTTGGTAGCTGTTTGTTGAATGACGGAACAGACAGGAGCAACCCGTTAAAGGCTGTAGATTGTCAGCTGGTGGCTAGGCTGTAGGGAACTTGTGGCTCTAGTGATCATAACTTGATTCTGTTTGTGCATAGAAGTAatacttctctgtgtttcttaATCATTGAGCCTTCTGGCTATGTTAAAAGCAATCTTTTAGGCAAAGTGATAGAATTGATGGATACATGACAGTCTGGGAGggaaaatttcatttgttttttttaaacggCTGCAAAGGATTAGACCAaatactgtgggtttttttttttcttttccctcaatggaaatatgctaatttaaaaaaatctcttcagtGTTTCCTCCCCACCTCTTTACAGATTTCACTGACAACTTGTAAAGTCCTAGAGGTTCTtaggaggaagaaaaatcaaaatgttatTCCTATATATTTGCTTCTGTGAGAGATTCTGCAACCTGTGTTATTACTGTCATCCCTCAGTAAAGACTGCTTGATGGTGAGGGAAACAGTGGCCTCCTTACTCAGTGtggtgttttctcattttctagtGGGATTTTAGTGTGCACTGATGTGATGGCCCGAGGAATAGATATTCCTGAAGTAAACTGGGTTTTGCAGTACGACCCTCCCAGCAATGCCAGGTACAGCATGAGAGAATGTTACCCACTCTGTCTAGGAATCTAGGCTAATGAAATAGGAATCCTGAGGAAGAAGACATAATGATGGTTGTCAAAACATTACAAAATAGCAAAAATAGGGGAACTGGTGAGTTATCATTGATAGGTCAATAGTGATACTATATTATCACTGAAATTTCAgtcattttcaaatactttttttttattttttggtacgtgggcctctcactgttgtggcctctcctgttgcggagcacaggctccggacgcacaggctcagcggccatggcttatgggcgcagccgctccgcggcatgtgggatcttcccggaccggggcacgaacccgcgtcccctgcatcggcaggcggactctcaaccactgcgccaccagggaagccccctcaaatactttttaatggatcttttttatttacttattgatttttaaatattttggctgtgccgcacagcatgtgggatcttacttcctggaccagggatggaactcatgccccctgcactggaagtgcagagtcttaatcactgggccatcagggaagtcccttaaagtTCTTGCAGAACTGCACAGGATAGAGTGTTTAAAGGAGAACAATATATACACCATATATGAAGATGTCAGTTATTCTCTGAAAGCAAGCATATATTCCTGATAAATGCCTCCAAACATAGGAAAGCACCTGTAAATACAAACTCCTAAGCAATAGTTGTTACTtccggggggggggcgggggtgcggTTCCTCATaggtcacttttattttcttttttacacttttcattgtttttcaaattttctactgAGACTGCTTCCTCCTACCTGTACCGTCAGATAggcataaatttaaaagttttatagttcaTAGTAAATGTCTAACAGAACCCTCCCTGGTTTGCACGTGTACTTTAATAGCCAGCTCTTCTATAGCACTAATAAGCGGCGGGTTGGTATGGAGCTCCTCGGGTCATTTTAGGTGCATCAGCCGTGCAGCTGCAGGCCTGTGCTCTGCTCGGCCACCGTCACGTGGTAACCATGTTCCCGCCCCTTGTTGTTCACAGTGCCTTCGTGCATCGCTGTGGCCGCACAGCCCGCATCGGCCACGGCGGCAGCGCACTTGTGTTTCTCCTTCCCATGGAAGAGTCGTACGTCAATTTCCTTGCAATTAACCAGAAAGTAAGCTGTCTTCCTTTTTCCTATGGAATGTCCAATGCTGGGGTAGTTGAAAAAGTTCTTTTCCAGCAAGTGGGGTCCAGAACTTAGATTAGGGGTTGCAGACACACAGGGGCCAGGCTGGTGATGTCCGTGCGGGAACCTGGCTGGCTTTATGGCTGTGGAGAGGCTCTGGGGTACGGCCACTGCTCGGCCCCAGCTAAGTATCACTAGTTGGGAACATAGACCTATGTTACCATACTTTCCAACCAGAAATCAGTATTATTAggtaaaatctcattttaaactttgctttaaaatttttaaaatactttctggaCCAAGTAAAATACTTTGCTTGGATTTGGGCTTCCAGGCCTCCGCTTTAAGATTAAAATGGATTGTTCTGCCTTTGGTTTTATTGGCACTGGCTTTTATGGGGTAGCCTTGGTTGGGGATGAGGGGATTCCAGCCAGAAGTGATGCTGTGGTCCCTGTGCAGTGCCCCCTGCAGGAGATGAAAGTCCAGAAGAACACAGTAGACCTCCTTCCAAAGCTCAAGTCCATGGCCCTGGCCGACAGAGCTGTGTTTGAAAAGGGCATGAAAGCTTTTGTGTCGTTCGTCCAGGCTTATGCAAAGCATGAGTGTAACCTCATCTTCAGATTAAAGGGTAAGTTGGACTTCTTCACATAGTTGTATCTCCATCTGAAACATCTGGTGGTTTTAGAAGTATTACAAGTATGAAAACtgctttgttttataaaaacGTCAGGccttattactcagccataaaaagaaacgaaattgagctatttgtaatgaggtggatagacctagagtctgtcatacagagtgaagtcagaaagagagagacaaataccgtatgctaacatatatatggaatttaagaaaaaaaaatgtcatgaagaacctaggggtaagacaggaataaagacacagacctaatagagaatggacttgaggatatggggagggggaagggtaagctgtgacaaagcgagagagaggcatggacatttatacactaccaaacgtaaggtagatagcgagtgggaagcagccgcatagcacagggagatcagctctgtgctttgtgaccaccttgcggggtgggatagggagggtgggagggagggagacgcaagagggaagagatatggagacatatgtataactgattcactttgttataaagcagaaactaacacaccattgtaaagcaattatactctaataaagatgttaaaaaaaaaaagtcagacctATGCCAGGTTTAATGTattctaaacatttaaaagaaagtcttcctgggaattccctggtgatctggtggttaggactccgagcttccactgcagggggcatgggttcgatccctggtcggggaactaagatcccatgtgctgtgcagcgcagtcaaaaaaataaataaaaataaaataaaagagtctTCCTTGGGTTTGAGTAGACAGAGAATACGCTGGCTGTCGAGTATTCCTTTTtagtaaaaatgtaattattttaattctaattaaaatgaGCCTGTTAGATCATTTAGGTAGACAAAATTATATTGTTATGAATGTTCTGTGGGTTGATGCCAGTAACCCTGTTTTGGGCGTGCTAACCGCAGTGTTTCGGTTTTATCAGACCTCGATTTTGCAAGTCTTGCTCGAGGTTTTGGCCTGCTGAGGATGCCCAGGATGCCAGAGCTGAGAGGAAAGCAGTTTCCAGATTTCCTGCCTGTGGATGTCAGTACAGACAGCATTccatttaaagataaaatcagaGAAAAGCAGAGGCAGAAGCTATTGGAgcaacaaagaaaagagaaaacagaaaatgaagggagaagaaaattcataaaaaataaagcttgGTCAAAGCAGAaggccaaaaaggaaaagaagaaaaaacggagtgaaaaaaggaaaagggaagaggtaaagtttgcgtttttattatttaaatactcAACTTAGAATTCTGAACAAGTTTCACTGAAGTGTCGTGTATAGTTATCTTCTAATAGGAATTGCGTAGGACTCTCCGATTTCTATACTCCCTTGGTGGCTTGGGTGGGGAATGCGCTGTGTTTGTGGAAGCTGATCTAAGAGCAAGTAGTTACCGATTAAAAATTGCTGGTTTCACTTAGAACACTGTTGCTGAGAAATTCAGTAGCTTGTTGGTCTCTTCTGCACTCAGGGTTCTGATATCGAAGATGAAGACATGGAAGAACTTCTTAATGACACAAGGCtcttgaaaaagtttaaaaaaggcaaaattactgAAGAAGAACTCGAGAAGGGGCTGTTGACGAGTGGCACAAGATCAGTCGAGACAGCAGATTTGGGGATCTCAGATTTGGAAGATGACTGCTGATTCCTGCCGCTCAGGCGAAGTGCATGAGAGCAACGGCAATGCCACGAGCTGCCCTGCGCTCGCAGATAGCCTGCGCTCGCGTCTACTGAACACCAGAACTTCAGCAGATGTCCGGGAAGAACCACATCTCCCAAAGCTGCTGTTGCAGACGGCAGAGATGTGAGGGGTTTCACGCTcatgaatattttatgaaaaacataCCAGCCTTTGGAGTCTAACAGAAGAAAACGTAAATTAACTGAGTGTAAATAACAGATGTCAATATTTATTTTGATGGGTTACTCAAAGAGCTCATTGTTTGGTGgctattttatacttcttttttaacataGAGATACTGATGTAGACTTGATTTTAGGCCTTTTAAAATTCCTGTGTTTTCAGGCACCTGATCTCCCTGGATGTCCTTCTCCCTGGACTTCAGTTCTCTCTTTGATGTACTGTGCAGAACACCTGCACAGCCCCTAGTACTGTTTTATTGATGAGTATCTGAAAAACAGAGGAAGCAAgtcattctggaaaagaaaattattatgcCTTCTGTTGAATAAACTGTATTTCATTCTAATTGTGCCTTAAGTGTGTGAAGGTGGCTGCATAGTGTCTTTACCAAGATGGACAATACATTTGGGCCTGGGGTCAGCTTGCAGTACCGATACAACGCCGTATCAAAATCTTTCAtacaatttgaaaagatgctgaatTGTTCccaagaacaattttaaaaaagctgttcAGGACCCAAACATGTTTAAATTCACATCTTTCCCAGATACAGAATTAAAGTTTGCAAATATTCTGGAAGGCGTCTTCGTAAGTGGTGAGGCGTGCAGGGTACTCCTGCCAAAGACGCTGTTTCTGTCTTGGGTTCTCACGTCCACTGCTGGAAGCCTGATGCAGGTTCAGCAAGTGTCTCCTGCCTTTCTCACACGGCACCGTGTAGCCTGCGTCCTGGGTGGCTGTTGGTCGCTGGAGGGGCGCCTGGCCGCAGTTAGGACCCCTGCTCTCTTAGGCCTGCATGGCTTTCACTGATGCTTCTGGCAGGTAAAGTCTGGAGTGTGGGGAAGATGAAGGGAGGGGGACGGGGCACATCTTCTTTCATCAGTCAAGTAGCCAATAATCTAACTTGTATTTCTGGAAACTGGAAATGAATGAAAGTGTCTGGAAACCATAAGCACAATTTAGGTTGGGTTCTAGGGGAACCATGAACATATTTTAGATGGgactgaaatgaataaaaaattctCCAAGACGTATGATTTTAAGTCCTTAGTCgataaaatttcataaaaaaaCAATTCAGTTTTGGCCTGGCTCATTGAGGGGCCAAGAGGCTGCTCCCAGCATCAGCTGTTCGCCGGCAGGAAAGGGCCCGGCGGTTACAGATAGAGCTTGATGAGTTCGTCGCTGACTGCTGAGGGCGTCAGCACCCCCAGGTCTGTAAACAGCAGTGTGATTAAGGAAGGGGAGGTGTAGTCGACCCATGGGTGCtcctctttgagatcctgttcaGTCTGCGTGGACTTCAGAGTATCTGCCTTGTACTGAGGAGACAGGAAGCATACGTTAGTCTGCCCCATGTGCTCAGGGCTCTGAACTGGAGAGGCCTTGGCCTGAGCAATTAGTGTGCTCCTGCCTCAGAGTGCTCTCTGGAAACGGGGGGAGGCCAGCTGTGCGGCACACTGGCGAGGGGGACGAGTGTGGCTTGGGTGAGCAGatcattaaagaaaaacttaAGCCATGTGTCCCCTCACTGGTGTGCTGGATTAACTCCTCCAGACCTCTCAAGACAACCATTTAGAGCATTTATAGAgtgcttactaagtgccaggcacgtGCTAAGTTCTTCCCATGGATTATCTCAGAATTGTCATAACCCTTGTACAGATAACTGAAGTTCACAGAGCTTACAAtgaaaggacttgcccaaggtcacatggttagTAAGCAGTGGAGATGGCAAGTGAGCCCAGACAGCTGAGCCAAAACTTCGACTATTACCAGTTTCCCCTGCCTCCTTGGCCTGTATCTAGTGCTTAATTGAATGAGAGACAAAGACTTAAATTCTGGGGACAAATTAGGCTGTTCAACAGCCACCAACTTACCTTTGTATCCTGAGTACTGGAAAAAAGTGGGAAGTGAGTAACTTAATGGAACATTCTTAGCACTGCGTTTTTCTTCAAAGGTTTCAGTTTAGACTCAAATACCCCTTCAAATATGTAAAACTCTTGCCTTAAACTTATCTGGGACATCTTGCTGGTTTAGTGGGAAGAGCCGTACAAACTTGAAACTTTCTGCAACAACATAAAAAGGCTTGTTCTGTGCTTTGGCACACACGGCCATCTGGTTGGTTCCAATCTGGGAAGTCAGAGAAAAGCGGAGAAGGGTGAGATCTTATGGCATATCTGAAGTGGAAGCAACAGAAAGTATATGAGTGAACGTAATATATGTACTTCTGGCTTTGGAATTACAGAagacctttaaaaaagaaaacacgtttctccaaagatatacaaatggtcaacagacaaatgaaaagatattcaagatTCTTAGTCATGAGAGAAacacaagtcaaaaccacaatgggataccGCTTCACATCTACTAGGGTGGCTATAGTTAAataaacaagtgttggcaaggatgtagagaaatttgGAATCCTTGTACGTTGCTGGTAGGAACGTAAAATGCTGTAGCTACTATGGGAAACAGttcagcagttcctcaaaaagctaaacacagaaataccatatgacccagcaattccactcttaggtatatacctcaaagaattgaaaacaggaactcaAATAGGTAATCGTACACCCGTGTTCCCAGCAGCATTAGTTACAATAGTCAAAGGATAGAAACAActcaagtatccatcaacagatgaatggataaacaaatgtgatgtGGTACATTAtgcagccataaagaggaatgaagcactgacacatgctacaatatagaTGAGCTTTgcaaacatcatgctaagtgaaataagccaaactcaaaaggacagatactgtatgattccacttatataaggtacctagaataggcaaaaatcatggaaggagaaagattaggggatggggagaggaaaatggggagttTTGCTTAATGGTGACAGTTTGGGGTGATGTAAAAGTTTTGAAGACAGACAATGGTGATGGCCACACAACAATGTGAGTGTAATGAatcccactgaactgtacacttaagaatgattaaaatggcaaatttttatgttatatattaccACATACAACAAACTATCGTGAAATCTTTCCATGTTAAGCAACAGATAAATTTGAAACATTATACTGATGTCAAATATgctccattaaaaagaaaaaccaaccaaAAACTCAATTCCAGTTAAAgcatgttttgaaaatatataaattacattcTCCTAATTTACACAAATCAGTCTCCAAAGCAGGAAGAAATCTGAACAAAATTTGACCGCTGCAATGGCTCATGGGAACTGGGAAGCCATTGGCTGCAGTGGTGGAGTCTTGAAGCTAAGCAGGGTTAGAGGAACGAATCGTTAACAATACAGAGCTAGCTGGATGTCTGAGGTCAGTGATGTAGCTCCACGCCCTGAGCAAGGGCCTGTGGAGAACTGATGCTCCTACCTTGTTAATGATTCCTCCGTTTTCAACAACTCCTTCAGCACCAACAATGACAAGGTCCACTTTCTCCATGATGTAgctaaggaaattaaaaacaattttttaatgctCCCTTGTCTTTGCTCTTCTTAGTAGCAACATCGCCTGCAAAGATTAATACTCCATTTTCACCAAGGTAAGTTCCTCTCATAACTGTCTTCCAAAGAGCACTGAACTCATGAGACAACCGCTGGCACCGTTACCGGTTCTGCTACAGGGGCACCAAGACCTGTTTTGGTCACGACACCACAATAAGACATGTAACTCATCCTGCCACCCAGTAATGTACATGCATACGTGTGTAGCTGAAGCAAGGATTTCATGACCCGGCATTTATCCTTACTATATGTGGCAcattctattttcctttctacgttaatacaaacaaaatttaaagaccTGATGTGATCTGAAGTTGGAAAAAATGTTATGTAATTCAAGAATCTTGCAGGTAGGCTGAAGGCCAATCTACCTTTTGAAATGAgcaattagggacttccctggtggtccagtggtaaagaatccaccttacaatgtgggggacgtgggtttgatccctggtcggggaactaggatcccacatgttgtggggcaactaagcccgtgcgccacaactactgagcccgtgcacctcaacta
It contains:
- the DDX55 gene encoding ATP-dependent RNA helicase DDX55 isoform X3; protein product: MEHVTEGSWESLPVPLHPRVLGVLRELGFPYMTPVQSATIPLFMKNKDVAAEAVTGSGKTLAFIIPILEILLRREEKLKKSQVGAIIITPTRELAVQIDEVLSHFTKPFPQFSQILWIGGRNPGEDVARFKEHGGNIIVATPGRLEDMFRRKAEGLDLASCVRSLEVLVLDEADRLLDMGFEASINTILEFLPKQRRTGLFSATQTQEVENLVRAGLRNPVRISVKEKGAAASSTQKTPSRLENYYMVCKADEKFNQLVHFLRNHKQEKHLVFFSTCACVEYYGKALEALVKGVKVMCIHGKMKYKRNKIFTEFRKLQSAFVHRCGRTARIGHGGSALVFLLPMEESYVNFLAINQKCPLQEMKVQKNTVDLLPKLKSMALADRAVFEKGMKAFVSFVQAYAKHECNLIFRLKDLDFASLARGFGLLRMPRMPELRGKQFPDFLPVDVSTDSIPFKDKIREKQRQKLLEQQRKEKTENEGRRKFIKNKAWSKQKAKKEKKKKRSEKRKREEGSDIEDEDMEELLNDTRLLKKFKKGKITEEELEKGLLTSGTRSVETADLGISDLEDDC
- the DDX55 gene encoding ATP-dependent RNA helicase DDX55 isoform X1 is translated as MEHVTEGSWESLPVPLHPRVLGVLRELGFPYMTPVQSATIPLFMKNKDVAAEAVTGSGKTLAFIIPILEILLRREEKLKKSQVGAIIITPTRELAVQIDEVLSHFTKPFPQFSQILWIGGRNPGEDVARFKEHGGNIIVATPGRLEDMFRRKAEGLDLASCVRSLEVLVLDEADRLLDMGFEASINTILEFLPKQRRTGLFSATQTQEVENLVRAGLRNPVRISVKEKGAAASSTQKTPSRLENYYMVCKADEKFNQLVHFLRNHKQEKHLVFFSTCACVEYYGKALEALVKGVKVMCIHGKMKYKRNKIFTEFRKLQSGILVCTDVMARGIDIPEVNWVLQYDPPSNASAFVHRCGRTARIGHGGSALVFLLPMEESYVNFLAINQKCPLQEMKVQKNTVDLLPKLKSMALADRAVFEKGMKAFVSFVQAYAKHECNLIFRLKDLDFASLARGFGLLRMPRMPELRGKQFPDFLPVDVSTDSIPFKDKIREKQRQKLLEQQRKEKTENEGRRKFIKNKAWSKQKAKKEKKKKRSEKRKREEGSDIEDEDMEELLNDTRLLKKFKKGKITEEELEKGLLTSGTRSVETADLGISDLEDDC
- the DDX55 gene encoding ATP-dependent RNA helicase DDX55 isoform X2 — protein: MEHVTEGSWESLPVPLHPRVLGVLRELGFPYMTPVQSATIPLFMKNKDVAAEAVTGSGKTLAFIIPILEILLRREEKLKKSQVGAIIITPTRELAVQIDEVLSHFTKPFPQFSQILWIGGRNPGEDVARFKEHGGNIIVATPGRLEDMFRRKAEGLDLASCVRSLEVLVLDEADRLLDMGFEASINTILEFLPKQRRTGLFSATQTQEVENLVRAGLRNPVRISVKEKGAAASSTQKTPSRLENYYMVCKADEKFNQLVHFLRNHKQEKHLVFFSTCACVEYYGKALEALVKGVKVMCIHGKMKYKRNKIFTEFRKLQSGILVCTDVMARGIDIPEVNWVLQYDPPSNASAFVHRCGRTARIGHGGSALVFLLPMEESYVNFLAINQKEMKVQKNTVDLLPKLKSMALADRAVFEKGMKAFVSFVQAYAKHECNLIFRLKDLDFASLARGFGLLRMPRMPELRGKQFPDFLPVDVSTDSIPFKDKIREKQRQKLLEQQRKEKTENEGRRKFIKNKAWSKQKAKKEKKKKRSEKRKREEGSDIEDEDMEELLNDTRLLKKFKKGKITEEELEKGLLTSGTRSVETADLGISDLEDDC